One Campylobacter concisus DNA window includes the following coding sequences:
- the hemH gene encoding ferrochelatase: MKKALLLLNMGGANSLDDVEIFLTNMFNDPYILGIKNKFLRKFVAFMITKSRLKTAKHNYEQIGGKSPLCELTTKLCEKISSLQNEFDAVDFAMNYTSPFVKDVLKKYEKFDEIVLLPLYPHHSQTTITSSLADFKKAKEELKLKAKISLCEPFYDDDAYNKIIISHIREAIKDTDISDVSLIFSAHSLPRKIIENGDIYEKHINEHVQILSKMLKEQGLNFKDVSLAYQSRLGPVKWLEPSLNEALAKCENKKALIYPLSFCIDNSETIFELVIEYAKLAKELNFSFYKVAQCPNFSDEFASFILEKSKNTREFSL, encoded by the coding sequence ATGAAAAAAGCTCTTTTGCTTTTAAATATGGGCGGTGCAAACAGCCTAGATGATGTCGAAATTTTCTTAACAAATATGTTTAATGACCCATATATTTTGGGTATAAAAAATAAATTTTTAAGAAAATTTGTAGCTTTCATGATCACAAAAAGCAGGCTAAAAACTGCGAAGCACAACTATGAGCAAATAGGTGGCAAGTCGCCACTTTGCGAGCTTACAACTAAGCTTTGTGAGAAAATTTCAAGTTTGCAAAATGAATTTGACGCGGTTGATTTTGCGATGAACTACACTTCGCCATTTGTAAAAGATGTGCTTAAAAAGTATGAAAAATTTGATGAGATAGTTCTTTTGCCACTCTATCCTCATCACTCACAAACTACGATAACCTCGAGCTTAGCTGATTTTAAAAAGGCAAAAGAGGAGCTTAAACTAAAAGCTAAAATTTCACTTTGTGAGCCATTTTATGATGATGACGCTTACAATAAGATCATTATCTCTCACATCCGTGAAGCGATAAAAGATACCGATATAAGCGATGTTAGCCTCATCTTTTCAGCTCACTCTTTGCCTCGCAAGATCATAGAAAATGGCGATATCTACGAAAAACACATAAACGAACATGTGCAAATTTTAAGCAAAATGCTAAAAGAGCAGGGGCTAAATTTTAAAGATGTGAGCCTTGCTTATCAGTCGCGTCTTGGCCCAGTTAAATGGTTAGAGCCATCTCTAAATGAGGCTTTAGCAAAGTGCGAAAATAAAAAAGCGCTTATCTATCCGCTCTCTTTTTGTATAGATAACTCTGAGACCATTTTTGAGTTAGTTATAGAGTATGCCAAGCTTGCAAAAGAGCTAAATTTTAGCTTTTACAAAGTCGCCCAGTGTCCAAATTTTAGCGATGAATTTGCCAGTTTTATCCTAGAAAAATCAAAAAACACTAGAGAATTTAGCCTTTAG
- a CDS encoding Gfo/Idh/MocA family protein, whose protein sequence is MKLKIGIIGYCSTGKKHYLELRRSNEFEICGIFDKDNVDEFCRADFYTDFKEFIEVAQPQAVVLCSPREEMVEAFCQCAKYCQNILISRPVFKSIADLKEIKYAAKTNKTRVCTGISERFNPTILSLKKALLKEEEIYSISIAHFKPLCDGNIINELSVSDIDLAKNIINSEVSDFYYTQTNKTNAKSADNVGISFKSKNQILVHITNSFCGSLERFKIEVNAKNGVYFGDLIDHKLHQVSENGQMNLKIDTNNSELKAQYEAFYDLCQSGESSELSNIDDAIKIRELF, encoded by the coding sequence GTGAAGCTAAAAATCGGCATTATCGGCTATTGCAGCACAGGTAAAAAACATTATTTAGAGCTTAGACGCTCAAACGAGTTTGAAATTTGTGGCATTTTTGACAAAGACAATGTTGATGAGTTTTGCAGAGCTGATTTTTATACTGATTTTAAAGAATTTATAGAGGTTGCCCAGCCTCAAGCAGTCGTGCTTTGCTCGCCAAGAGAGGAGATGGTGGAGGCATTTTGCCAGTGTGCAAAATATTGCCAAAATATCCTCATTTCACGCCCAGTTTTTAAAAGTATCGCCGATCTTAAAGAGATAAAATATGCCGCCAAAACGAACAAAACTAGGGTTTGCACGGGAATTTCTGAGCGTTTTAATCCAACTATCTTGTCACTTAAAAAAGCACTTTTAAAAGAAGAGGAAATTTATAGCATTTCTATCGCACATTTTAAGCCACTTTGCGACGGAAATATCATAAATGAGCTCTCAGTTTCTGACATCGACCTAGCAAAAAATATCATAAATTCTGAAGTCAGCGACTTTTACTACACTCAAACAAACAAGACAAATGCCAAAAGTGCCGATAACGTGGGGATAAGTTTTAAAAGTAAAAATCAAATTTTAGTGCATATCACTAACTCATTTTGTGGCTCACTAGAGCGCTTTAAGATAGAGGTAAATGCGAAAAATGGCGTATATTTTGGCGATCTTATCGATCACAAACTTCATCAAGTGAGCGAAAATGGACAGATGAATTTAAAGATAGATACAAATAATAGCGAGCTAAAAGCGCAATACGAGGCCTTTTACGATCTTTGCCAAAGTGGCGAGAGCAGCGAACTTTCAAACATCGATGACGCGATAAAAATAAGAGAACTATTTTGA
- the alaS gene encoding alanine--tRNA ligase, which produces MQNLDIRKAYLDFFKSKGHEVVASAPLVPNDATLLFTNAGMVPFKSIFTGEVPRPTPPIRTSCQTCIRAGGKHNDLDNVGYTARHHTFFEMLGNFSFGEYFKKEAIAYAWEFVTEVLKLPKDKLYVTVHESDDEAFEIWSTHIAKERIYRFGDHDNFWQMGDTGPCGPCSEIFYDQGAEHFNTPEDYMGGDGDRFLEIWNLVFMQYERSADGKLSPLPKPSIDTGMGLERVTAILQGKFSNYDSTLFMPLINEVAKLCGKPYVYESGASYRVISDHIRSVTFLLAQGTTFDKEGRGYVLRRILRRAIRHGYLLGIKEPFMYKLVDKVCELMGGHYTYLNDKKAAVKEQIKLEEERFLATIASGLELFESELKNTKEIFSGEAAFKLYDTFGFPLDLTADMLREKGLKVDEARFDELMSEQKARAKAAWKGSGDKSAKGDFKELLEKFGENKFIGYEELKSKSKILALLDEEFKNIDSLDAGKEGWVMFDVTPFYAQSGGQCGDSGKIAGKANVLDTQKFHGLNLSLVKTSAALKVGDEVELEVGSDRAETARHHSATHLLHAALRSVLGTHIAQAGSNVEADRLRFDFSHPKALTSEEISKVENLVNEWILDGANAKTQVMELEEAKKSGAIALFNEKYADKVRVVSFGDVSKELCGGTHVKNIDEIGSFFITKESGVSAGVRRIEAVCSRAALNLARSFRAELEELKDELKSTEPLNAVKKLKGEIKGLKDKLKNAKSSGELAFINVNNTKLCVAHIDGGDIKTLIDEFKNGHEKAAILLIQTDEEGKISLAAGVKNAPLKAGAWVKFAAQILGGNGGGKDDFATAGGKNALAIEDAIKSSLEYARQALEK; this is translated from the coding sequence ATGCAAAATTTAGATATAAGAAAGGCATATCTTGATTTTTTTAAATCAAAAGGTCACGAAGTAGTAGCTTCTGCGCCACTCGTGCCAAACGATGCAACACTACTTTTTACAAATGCTGGCATGGTGCCATTTAAGAGCATTTTTACTGGCGAAGTGCCACGCCCAACGCCACCTATCCGCACAAGCTGTCAGACCTGCATAAGAGCTGGAGGCAAGCACAACGACCTTGATAACGTCGGCTACACAGCGCGCCACCACACATTTTTTGAGATGCTTGGCAACTTTAGCTTTGGCGAATACTTCAAAAAAGAGGCGATCGCTTACGCTTGGGAATTTGTCACAGAGGTGCTGAAACTACCAAAAGATAAGCTTTATGTAACCGTTCACGAAAGCGACGATGAGGCGTTTGAAATTTGGAGCACTCACATCGCAAAAGAGAGAATTTACCGCTTTGGCGACCACGATAACTTCTGGCAGATGGGCGATACTGGACCATGCGGCCCTTGCAGTGAAATTTTTTACGATCAAGGCGCTGAGCACTTTAACACACCTGAAGATTACATGGGCGGCGATGGAGATAGATTTTTAGAGATCTGGAACCTTGTTTTCATGCAGTATGAAAGAAGTGCGGATGGTAAACTAAGCCCACTACCAAAGCCAAGCATCGATACTGGCATGGGGCTTGAGCGCGTTACAGCTATCTTGCAAGGTAAATTTAGCAACTACGACAGCACACTTTTTATGCCGCTTATAAACGAAGTGGCAAAGCTTTGCGGCAAGCCATACGTCTATGAAAGTGGCGCTAGCTACCGCGTCATAAGCGACCACATCCGCTCAGTCACATTTTTGCTAGCTCAAGGCACGACATTTGACAAAGAAGGCCGTGGCTACGTGCTTCGCCGTATCTTACGCCGTGCGATCCGCCATGGATACTTGCTAGGCATAAAAGAGCCATTTATGTATAAACTTGTCGATAAAGTTTGCGAGCTTATGGGCGGACACTATACCTATCTAAACGATAAAAAAGCGGCTGTAAAAGAGCAGATCAAACTTGAAGAAGAGAGGTTTTTAGCGACTATCGCAAGCGGGCTTGAGCTATTTGAGAGTGAGCTTAAAAATACAAAAGAAATTTTTAGCGGAGAGGCTGCGTTTAAACTCTATGACACATTTGGCTTTCCACTTGATCTAACGGCTGATATGCTTAGAGAAAAGGGCTTAAAGGTCGATGAGGCAAGGTTTGATGAGCTTATGAGCGAGCAAAAAGCACGTGCAAAAGCTGCTTGGAAAGGCAGTGGCGACAAGAGTGCGAAGGGTGACTTTAAAGAGCTACTTGAGAAATTTGGCGAGAATAAATTTATAGGCTACGAAGAGCTTAAGAGTAAAAGTAAAATTCTAGCCCTACTTGATGAAGAATTTAAAAATATAGATAGCCTGGATGCTGGCAAAGAGGGCTGGGTGATGTTTGATGTCACTCCATTTTACGCTCAAAGTGGCGGTCAGTGCGGCGATAGCGGTAAGATAGCAGGCAAAGCAAATGTGCTTGATACGCAAAAATTCCATGGACTAAATTTATCTTTAGTAAAAACTAGTGCGGCGCTAAAAGTTGGCGACGAAGTTGAGCTTGAAGTGGGTAGCGACAGAGCAGAGACTGCGCGACATCACAGTGCTACACACTTGCTTCATGCAGCCCTTAGAAGCGTGCTTGGCACACACATCGCTCAAGCTGGCTCAAACGTCGAGGCAGATAGGCTAAGATTTGACTTCTCTCATCCAAAGGCGCTTACTAGTGAAGAAATTTCAAAGGTCGAAAACCTTGTAAATGAGTGGATATTAGACGGTGCAAATGCAAAAACGCAGGTTATGGAGCTTGAAGAGGCTAAAAAAAGCGGAGCGATCGCACTATTTAATGAAAAATATGCCGACAAAGTAAGAGTTGTGAGCTTTGGCGATGTCAGTAAAGAGCTTTGCGGTGGCACACACGTGAAAAATATAGATGAGATCGGATCGTTTTTCATCACAAAAGAGAGCGGCGTAAGTGCTGGCGTTAGGCGTATAGAGGCTGTTTGCTCAAGAGCTGCGCTAAATTTAGCAAGGTCATTTAGAGCTGAGCTTGAAGAGCTAAAAGATGAGCTAAAAAGCACAGAGCCGCTAAATGCCGTTAAAAAGCTAAAAGGCGAGATAAAAGGCTTAAAAGATAAGCTAAAAAATGCTAAAAGCTCTGGGGAGCTAGCCTTTATAAATGTAAATAATACCAAGCTTTGCGTAGCACACATCGATGGTGGCGACATAAAAACTTTGATAGATGAGTTTAAAAATGGACACGAAAAGGCTGCTATTTTACTGATCCAAACAGATGAAGAGGGTAAAATTTCTCTTGCAGCTGGCGTGAAAAATGCTCCACTAAAAGCTGGCGCTTGGGTTAAATTTGCAGCGCAAATTCTAGGTGGCAATGGCGGCGGAAAAGACGACTTTGCAACAGCTGGCGGAAAAAACGCTCTAGCCATCGAAGACGCCATAAAAAGCTCACTTGAGTATGCAAGGCAAGCTTTAGAAAAATGA
- a CDS encoding 3-isopropylmalate dehydratase, with amino-acid sequence MIHQEIAFFKFDQLIIFLHISFVALFIGLQAGLVLTGSYFIKNKFEDKERYHILLHIIRRFGLAIFTLVLGIALTSLIMIFCFDDGKMQNPMASAIVATKWAIELFLLLNLSYIFYRYKKALKTLRSHEMIELNESLIVIIYYFTPLNLLASLAAVYLGVSYRGF; translated from the coding sequence ATGATTCATCAAGAGATCGCTTTTTTTAAATTTGATCAACTAATCATCTTCTTGCACATTAGTTTCGTAGCTCTTTTTATAGGGCTACAAGCTGGTTTAGTGCTTACTGGAAGCTATTTTATAAAAAATAAATTTGAAGATAAAGAGCGCTATCACATCTTGCTTCACATCATAAGACGCTTTGGACTAGCCATCTTTACACTAGTTCTTGGCATCGCGCTAACTAGCCTGATAATGATCTTTTGCTTTGATGATGGCAAAATGCAAAATCCGATGGCAAGTGCGATAGTAGCGACCAAATGGGCGATAGAGCTATTTTTACTCTTAAATTTAAGCTACATCTTTTATAGATACAAAAAGGCTTTAAAAACTCTAAGATCGCACGAGATGATCGAGCTAAACGAAAGCCTAATCGTCATCATCTACTACTTCACGCCTCTAAACTTACTAGCATCGCTTGCGGCTGTCTATCTTGGCGTGAGTTATAGGGGCTTTTGA
- the maf gene encoding septum formation inhibitor Maf — MITLASSSPTRANLLKNAGIEFKQISCSFDESMIAKELKPEIYVQNVVKAKKEQFLMANDKLLNLLFADSCVACGDKILGKAKDENEALAMLNLQSGNECSVYTAMIFLGEFELINVSKATYKFAKFSEQELKSYLESGEWRGKAGAMTIENFNKKYITSQHGETSTAMGLNLKILKAFL, encoded by the coding sequence ATGATCACACTTGCTTCTAGCTCTCCAACAAGGGCAAATTTACTAAAAAATGCTGGGATAGAATTTAAACAAATTTCTTGCAGCTTTGATGAGAGCATGATAGCAAAAGAGCTAAAACCAGAAATTTACGTCCAAAACGTCGTAAAAGCTAAAAAAGAGCAGTTTTTAATGGCAAATGACAAGCTTTTAAATTTGCTCTTTGCAGATAGCTGCGTGGCTTGTGGGGATAAAATTTTAGGCAAGGCAAAGGACGAAAACGAGGCACTTGCTATGCTAAATTTACAAAGTGGCAATGAGTGTAGCGTCTATACGGCGATGATATTTTTAGGCGAATTTGAGCTTATAAATGTAAGCAAGGCCACATATAAATTTGCTAAATTTAGCGAGCAAGAGCTAAAAAGCTACCTAGAAAGTGGCGAGTGGCGAGGCAAAGCTGGAGCCATGACGATAGAAAATTTTAATAAAAAATACATCACCTCCCAGCACGGCGAGACAAGCACGGCAATGGGGCTAAATTTAAAAATATTAAAGGCATTTTTATGA